TTATCATTACACTCATTCACACAAGGAAAAACCTGCTGCCAATATACCTGTAGCAGATGAAGAGGCCAGCCAAGAGAGTGGTTTAGTATCAACCCCTGTGTCTCCACAAACACAACAGTCTCAACCATTTGAACAACAACAAACTACAACAGGTTGGAGCAAATTCCAGGACAGTTATGTCACCTTCCTTAATGCCCCTGGTAATCACTAAACcgcttaaaataaaaacattcttcTGGCTGCACGCACTTTAGCTCAGGCTTTTGTTATACTATTTTTcttgttgattaaaaaaaaaaaatcaaaacatccataaaaaattgttgattttgaaatttgattaaatcaaataattataatcctaTTTTCATTGTTACcatttgcaattattttttttagtttaaaccattaaattaaactacaggaaaaatattaaaaaataaaataaatttaagcactaaaacattttctaaaatatttcatttttcagcTTAATCTCGATCAAAGATATATTTGTTGGAAATAAGTAAAATTGTCaatgacaatttttaaaacatatgtTTACGCAAATGTATCCTAGGTTGGCTAGGTAGTAACTTTAGCTAATCAAACTATATGATAATTGGTAAATTTATTAACTGTATAAAAAAGAGCtatgttaaaaatttgacaaATTCTCGTTTATTTTGTAAAGTAGTTTCTAATATGGTTTATAAACGTAAATAGGTTGttgatacaatttattatcgctaaatgttgtaaatatttgtagttattatgtttgttgaataaatgaaaaaattattttaacctgTTTGCATGaattatcatacatacattatccatacaagtttaaatataattttaaaaaaataatttctattcaATTGAATATCAATTTTTGGTAATCAATAAATGGTTGTAACAATAAATTTGTAATGAatagtttttcattaattttggaCCATATTATTGAAGTAATTTTTCGATCAATTTACAATCATAGTGTGCTTTAACATATGTCaaattagataaattaatttttcaatgtattttgaaatcttattattatttggtgatatttagatatttattattatgggtTTTCTTTTTTGAATATGCTACTTAAAATTTTACCAAGTATACTTTTGCATAATTTTGAGAAGTAAGATTAAGTAATTTTCAATGAATAAGTTATATCATATTCAAATGTTAacttacataattattacttattcatCATAGAATCTCaaaatctaaatgttttattagttttttctaatatttttaattttgagcaaatttataaattttcagtcatttttttaccaatatttatttcataaaccaaaattaaaaatgttatttatgctTTTTGCTTTGCATGCAATAACTCTCTTAGTTGTTTACCAGTGGGTTTCCTTTCTATTCATATTGTTTATGTTATGCAATCTGAGTATAGATTATAGTACAATACTCGTTTTATGTGATTAGACCTTATGAGTGTcacaattattttctattgaatatgtatttagtaaattataaaaagtttttgcTTACAATGAATATGGACTTCTTGAGcattataataacagtattgCATTTCTATGAGTAGTGTGAAGTAAACTAAGGCCATACATTTGAAGTTAGATTTTATCGAGTCTTAAtcaactttatatttataaattaaataccacCTAGAGAATTTACTGCATGTGAATGCTATTTAATGCATTAAATTGTGATattgacatatttatttataatgtttaattgcTTAAGATTTTATgtggaattttaaattaatattcagtttttccttagtttgatttaaaacaacgttaaaaagtaaaattggtACTTATTATGTTACCTAAAATATATGgtaaacatttatattgaatCCCACAATAATACCAcctaatttctaaaataaaatttttttgattggCTTTATAGTTTCTAAAAACTCAATTATGAtttgcttttaaatttattttttgttttattatatatgactactatatatttatgaatattgtattatccaAACACTTGATTCATGGactattattggtatttataatgtgtgttaaattaaatctaaggaaattaatataatcatacacAGCaacaatgtaatttaaatttggtaaGCGTTAGTCGTTTTATGCCATAAACCTAAAAGTTTAGcactagtatttaatttttctttgtagtttgtactatgtaatttATGTTGTAATTTGTGCTTATTAACAACATAATcaacagtatacatattatgaggGGTACATGGAAACTAGTAATATTCATGctgaacataaaatatcattaattcgTATACTGtgttcattcaaaatatttagcaatagccaatattgttaattaatttccaatgcccatattattttatattactataacttaaaagttatttgattaatttaataatatattgggaaaatttcaatagtttttgaaaagttcaattcaacattttatagataTGGGGTGTTTTCCCTGTACCTCTCATTTATATGCAGAGCTGGGcatgaattaaaatcaaaaagacTTTAATGCAAGTGTTAAGTGGACTTGTTATATTGAAGCCTTTTTGATTGTATGGATAAGGGGTTGTGATTTTAAGCTCCGTCTCTTCGAACCAACAATGTTTAGAAAAGTTATCAACCTTTAAAACGACAATGCTTTACCGGCGACTTTGATAACCCTTGGTAATGAATACAAATTGATTTAGGATTAAACTCATTATTTTAATCAGAATATTTCGTTGTCCGTTGATGATTGGTTTGTTTGtcttattaataacaattgttttcaaatttaaatcatgATTTGTCCCAGCTCTGTGTATGCATGTGTGGCGAGTGCATATGCGCTTGAATGTGACgttaaacaaaaacatatatttcattattaattttcaaggaataaaaataaaataaagcccctctttttgtttgtttttgtttgaagGATAAGATGGAGGTGGCAGACGTCCCGAAtgacagaaaatattatttaagggtTTAGTGGTGAAGGTCTGGGCCATACCTTGTGTACATCAATTTATGGcaacattatcattataataatgctgGTGGCAGTGACTTAACCACGTCcttaaaccaaaataataacatCACAATAGCATAGAATACTCTCATagctataatttgttttattttgttaaaattaaatgttttttttttttttttgtggacaTCAGACATTCCTACTTATATTAGTGAATTTTAACCCTATATTGTACTGAATTAAATCACTTAGTAtagattttttgtataaatatttccatgtgtactactaaataattattgccTTATTATGAAACATGTTAAACCAGCAGATAAATGCTTAATATGTAGCACATTATAAATTCAGTATTACACATATAATCTGGGACAAATCATGAGCTTCCCTCCAATGTACAgtcatatataaattttaatttattataatatatagataattatgtaatttataatgatgtaaattctaaaaaaaaaaattattgtgatattttataaCTACACCAATCATTTAACTAGGCAGttgacttatttatttattttcaatttataatactattaagaaacatctatttattatttattggcgAGTTAAAAAAGAATATAGTGAGTTCTTTAATTACAAATGTTATCGTCGTTAGAGCATATGAGATGCTTAGTTTTTCATAAGAGTTAGAatgttataaagtatattatattatttatatagtaccggaatttttattttattttgttacattatacttgaattctttgaatattttattgattcaacttgaaacaatttaaatttgatatataaaaaaaaaaaaatttaagtattatattttatttaaaaaattggaaCATAAGCAATAAAATCTATACATCTTATTGactgtttatttataaacatctacaagcaatttaatacaagtttaAGTAAAcaaatgtgattttatttttaaaagatgcATACAAATGTGTTAAACACAAGTttcctttttaaatttacttatttatatgaCAATTTTcttctaaattataaattaaaacatgaatACATTCTGTATCCATAAAAtgcgttatttattgtttatttaagtaataattgttttctctagtctgttttttttacaatttcttttgttttaatcattttttaaatttatttttacatattgaattatttaatagtacaacttttgtcaaattaatttataatttatctaaacgatgaattaatattattacctattaaatatcttaggtatatttttttttaattatcgtttaaatcagttcaaattattaaaattgaatttttttatacttttatctgTTGATCATACAGATATTTAAATGGGACCTATTTTTGCATACATTTTTGGATAATATGTACAGTTTATATAgtaagaataaatattaaaaattaaaatttctctttactcaaatattatttgtatgacctgcatcaaattaatattataaattgtatttttatcaattggtCACCTTTTATTTCAATGAGTGATATTATATCgcctattttttatgaaaaaaaatcaatcaattataatttaaaatagatgaatatttgtaattaagaAACGTTGATTaatcagttttatatttatagtatataattaaatttgtcatgtttcaattttttagttatttaaatactataactaattaaaaccattaatatgtttatatataatatatatacacataatatttttttgtttttaacacaaTTGTCTGCGTACCTGGTAGTGGTTAATTTTGAGTAAACATAGTATTTTATGAGcaatttatatgaatttatcatcaattgtttttaaataagtaaattatgttTGGGCAATCATAATTCATTGAACAAAATCCATTTTTAAGATGGCTCATTGTGCTCCgagtttaatttttactttattttaattaatatattcaaacatgtatagtatagtacataatatatagtaattatttcaaacacatatcttttttagttaaaataaataactaagttTATTACCATGTCATATATTATAGAGTTGTCttaaaattggaaattgtcCCTTTGTGTTCAGTTCTGAGTTAAACTCTGACTATTTTTAGTCCATATAATTCATTAAGGCAATGGGTGCTGTACTATGGACATATTTTGGGATATGTATAACAAATTGTTTAATCTAAATAAAccataaagttataaataataattgttttcttttttatagtAATCCTTTTCTTTCTTCCTAAAACgtctaaatatgttttttttttttgaataattatttcatacttatttgttatagtactattacaataaattagtaatgaaatgttttattttaatagcaatttaaatttgtaataaattgaaGTTATTTAACATTCAATAATAGTACGGAAATATAAAAAtccctattaaaatatatttaatattatattttcattgttctACATCAATTGTGTATGTGTAAtatgtattcatataataataaaatgttgattgaTGACAAAAAATGAAGATAAAAtagcttaatatttatttttggtagtTATATTTAGTATAGTTAAGTTTTTCAGCTGgttttatttagttatagaattgtattattattattattattattattattattattattattatattatattattattttattattatttttatataaataataataaattataagagtAGGGAATAAAGTTTACTGTGCAAGTTGCAGTGCATCACACCTCTGGGAATAATTACTTCCCTACTACAAGACTATTTGAAGTATGCATTGTGATTTGTAGACCCAAATGCATGGTTTGGTCAAGGTACAATTGGACCGAATCAATGGTAATATGTTTCAGGTCCTTCAGGCAGCAACAATACACCCGTGGCGTCTCCTGCTCCTCACTCAAAAAGAGTTTCAGCTAGGATGTCAAACCATCAAAACAATGCTCCACTGGTGACATTGAATCCAAATGAAGCCGCTTCGAGCACGGCAAGTTCAACTTTTCCATCAACTGCTACTCCAACAAAAACTTCACATAACAAAGCGGTTTCAAGAGAAgtaataatttgtgttataatatttaaatgtatgtaagtATTGTCATAATTGTTTTATTCTCTAGGGATATACTAAAACAAAGTCTGGAGGCAATAATAAATCTGCAAATCCATCACCGTATTGTGATTTTTGTTTGGGCGATGAAGTATCTAATAAATCTGGTCAACCAGAAATATTGATTTCTTGTTCGGACTGTGGCCGTTCAGGTAGAAGTTTTTtgcattttagtttgttaaatatactaaacttacttcttatattttttcaggCCATCCAACATGTCTGCAATTTACCGCAAATATGATCATTTCTGTTGGAAAATATCGCTGGCAGTGCATCGAGTGCAAATGTTGTTCAATTTGTGGAACATCAGATAATGATGTAAGAATAAAATTTTCATAGTTATTAAATACTGCAAatgctaaacattttattttgttcatttataggATCAACTTTTGTTTTGTGATGATTGTGACCGTGGTTATCATGTGTATTGCTTAACACCACCACTTACATCACCACCAGAAGGTTGCTGGAGTTGTAAACTATGCATCAAAGAATtccattcaaaataattaatgtctatcctaaaaagaattttttttaacttatcaaCCTTAGGGCTGTATAAATGTCATCTTGAATAGTTAACCAAATTATATTCCATAAAgtgtgtttacaaaatataattgagTTCAACCACTGATCACTAGATATTTATGGTCAatcagtattatataatttaagttttttttttttttgtaatcatactatttttataattttataattgccaAATTTGGCTTACATAAATTacttctaattataatttccattaatttgttttgaatctattattattatttttactttttttaaaaccattgtgTGTAATTGACTATGATAAgtgatttttttcgatattgaataattaaatttatttgtttcttcagttcatttattattattattttttttttttgtattcaatcattaaaaataatttatatggttGTATTTCCCATTTGTGATTAAGACTAAGACACAAAATACAAAACCTTTATTTCAAATGTTGtcattatgtataggtaaactGATGATCTtgattaataaatgattaaaagcAAACTTTTTTATGTTGActcattttcatttaattactgtcaacaaattaaatatttaagtatccaattaatatgtatagtccttatgaaatttaaaatcagacttttatttttattttattttactttggaTACAACAAAACACTTAGCATATTAGTTGTgagaaatgttataattattgtttgatataaCCGTttttattcagaaaaaaaaatgtttttaaagttatgttaaataatttgtattaaaaatcaaattattactaattatacatcACTCATGCGTAATGAACGTTTAAATGTGAAGTGATTAAATATtagagataatatttattttaatgttagcaTTCATCgttctaatttttattatatatctaatattgaGATATTATCTCCTAACTTTCTTATTCACTTTGTCGTAGACTTCTGGAAAGTTGTATTCACAATTAAGCTGCATTCTTATACGCTGATACAAACAATGATTAAACATTTTCTTGAACTCgtatatattcaaataagtGCCAACATACATCatcttaaatctaaaattaaatttaaaaaaaaaaaccgttacatttataaaagtatatacttGTAAAATGTAACTTACCCTTTTGACTTGAGTACAAATAGTTCTAAATCCTTCGCGATATCTGAGTTATAATTGGACACATTGGGCTCTCCATATAAACCAATATCAATGTACATATTGTCTACTGACGCATGTGAGTGTACAAGACCGTGGCCTGGATTTAAAACAGTTGGGCATACCCAAATAggataaatctaaaattaaagcagacacaatttaaattgtttgttactatgtaatgtgttcaaaatatactcataataaatgttttctCAATTACATTCAAGTGTTCATGAAATTTTTCTACAGATTTTTTCAGACATGAAATTGGTAGTATGAAGTCATCTATGAAATGATGTTCATTGTACAATCGCTTAATGGTATCAGTTTGTGTCAATTTCAGTAGAGCCACTTTTGCTGGCATTATCCATCCCAATAGATAACGAAATACTGGATGGTTTCCAAAAGGTATTATATCCTGTACACAAATATCATTCTTACATTATTGTTGGTTggtacatacaaaaatattaaattctataaaatgtaGTAATGTTACCTGTACTTCccaaaataaagaattattatgtCTAAAGAAATAATCTTTTAAAGGAATATATTCTTCGGCATTCTTTTGTAATAATAAGAATGATTCAACGTGTTTAAAAAACCACGGTTTGTAAAATCGCCCAATTTCATTGATGTATTTCTaggaaatataattatgtttttcaaataaacaaatacaattaatatttactatttaaggctttgaatttaatgaactaataaaCCATGAGTTAAAtccaaattaattaatgtacttaaaataaggaataatattaagaagtaaaaaatcaaaaaatgaatcattgtaattgtgtttttttatgtatttcaattttcaactgaAGCAAAACGGAAAACGATAGAaagatagattaattttaacCTGAGCAAAATTGGGTAATGCCTATagctagtaaataataataattattaattaattaggtgcttaaaactgttatttaaaaaactgttgtatatttcattttagatactgagcgatgattaattttacaatgatgttttttttttttttgtgtgtgtcttcaccgtttggggcagtaaaactgctttgattttcttatacagtatcttgttcaatgggaaagtgaatccagttgatgcattcgggaggtcaaaatttaaaattcccagaagGAGACGAGAAAAACTACATAAAAATGATGgcaaaacgggaatttttacacaaaatcggtttcgacaaaatagattttggtttttgatgtcactttaaaacaaattaccgtatatacaagaaattttcactggttgcttatattagaattttctatacacgatagaaattttcaaaatattttgatttgttttcagtctataaatataaataaccaattAACCCTCCCCCCCAATGTACACGCGCCTGAACTAATGTCTTATGACttacctatgtaaaatgtatatgttatttattttgaatttagaaTAAAACTCGTTgacattaaaaatcattaagttCAAAGCTATGCTAATATTACGATAACGATATATCGAATGTACGATGCACCTATTTAAGTaaacaggtataatattatagttattactgtGCTTTGATCGCCGTCCGTCATTTTTCCAGTCATCAGAACACCTTCATCTTTACTATACATTAATAGCTCAACGAAATCATTATTTTCTGTATCTAGCGTTTCTGAGATAAGTCTAGATTGAATTTTTTCCAAAGAACTAATCGGACGATACTGGAGTTTGACATATCTAAACATATTTAACGTAGGTATAAATGGTTTGTTGGATGAATtgggtaattactaattacgtAAGAGAGAAGGGCaaacaaaaactttttaacAAGCCGGCAAGCAGcgcaactttataatataacgtatgtaaaataataattttttgttgtcATAAATTTGAGTTTACTGCAGAAAATTGGcgcatgaaaataatataatattaccgcaAGGGGTAAATTGACCACGTAGTGTCATTGACGGAAAGAAGTAAATTATATTGCGCCCAATACAGTTTGAGTTACCTACCTATCGATCTCTGAGTAATAGATTACGGTCAGATAGTCAGAGGCTTTTTAAGTAGGTTGTAggcataggcgtgcgcacaAGGGGTGCCGGGGGTGTCTGGGCACCCCCGGACCCTTCACCAAAAACGACAAGggccctaattattaattaagtgtaaattaaattaatgaaattattgacgaactcaaaaatgttgttccttTTAAACGTCGATTATCATTATAAgattgtatatctatatattgttatgtaatatttattagaatgaataataaaataaaataaatatttttagtgcacttgatatctttaaaacatttgtctgtatctataattgttttcaaaattattgtgggCCCTAATTTTTAGTGTGTATCCCCGGAACcaaaagtctgcgcacgcctatggttgttggtaatattattttgttatatttatcattacacAAGGTTCGAGCACCAATAAGGGacatcatgataatattattatttaattttacatgcattaggttatttaaaaacattttttatatggtaaattgtaaaatatagaataggccaataggtattataaattatagtatattaagcTATTTTCGTAAACCACTATAGTAATGCGACATAATTTTCACACATTGATATTCAATATGGCGTGTTGCACAAACAACTAACTAAACTTCTAcgtaaaatcattaataatatcataacagttataatatagCGATTAAGTTTGATTTTTACATCAATAAATATGCAACAGTGTTTAGAATAAATATCGGTGAATTCATAAGGTCATTAGTAAttggtaattagtaattactataccaattttaaaaatcgaaaaattccgaacgaaattatttactttactcTTGGTATTTTTAACTAAGTATATACTACCTTCAACCTTGTTGTTTGTATCTACCTATTCACTGTAAATGCAATTTACAAATGACAAGACTAAACAGCTatgttagaaattaataattatatatataggtatatagccaGAGGTAGATATATGTTTTCctgagtataattattattctgagGATCCACCACGTTATCTAACTATCTAAATCTTTTAGTCATATAGAAGTAAATTTCTATTAACTGCAGATAATTTACaatcagttataataatatccagaagTATAATATACCCAAAACGGGCTACATAAGCCGTAAAACCTATAGTCACCAGGATGTGTTATATAagtgcagttttttttattcttaattgaTTTGATCCAATGTTTTATACGTACTTTTTTGCCGGCATTATGGTGATGTCGATAGCTGTCAAAAATCCTAGTGTACCATACGAAAATGGAATACTTTCAAAAACGTCTGGATTCTCTGCCtgaaatatatcattattttataattaataacaataacacgcGTAAAATAATAAGCACGCGTTAAATCATTTTCcatacgacataatatatatactatatcgtGTATGTAAATAAGCTATGAAATTATAGGAAATTAT
This genomic window from Metopolophium dirhodum isolate CAU chromosome 1, ASM1992520v1, whole genome shotgun sequence contains:
- the LOC132933637 gene encoding delta(24)-sterol reductase-like — protein: MHSDSLMEYVLVNYRWVFVVFFLLPCTVMGKVWATFEKSLWSRRRRTGIDHEKKVKNIQCEIRHRNLYAPNRMMCTARPSWRSMTLAEMTYKKCMFNINVHLDEMISIDSHNRTVRVEPSITVGQLIPILIQSGWTVPVALELEDLTIGGLVMGIGLESSSFKFGLFHKTCTRYELITADGDLITCSEAENPDVFESIPFSYGTLGFLTAIDITIMPAKKYVKLQYRPISSLEKIQSRLISETLDTENNDFVELLMYSKDEGVLMTGKMTDGDQSTKYINEIGRFYKPWFFKHVESFLLLQKNAEEYIPLKDYFFRHNNSLFWEVQDIIPFGNHPVFRYLLGWIMPAKVALLKLTQTDTIKRLYNEHHFIDDFILPISCLKKSVEKFHEHLNIYPIWVCPTVLNPGHGLVHSHASVDNMYIDIGLYGEPNVSNYNSDIAKDLELFVLKSKGFKMMYVGTYLNIYEFKKMFNHCLYQRIRMQLNCEYNFPEVYDKVNKKVRR